From Vreelandella neptunia, the proteins below share one genomic window:
- a CDS encoding HAD family hydrolase — protein MTPRLIVSDLDGTLLGSDHTLHASTVEVLRALVKQGHHVALASGRHYHDMKVLRDQLDIPAHLISTNGAYIHDPVDTLLAANHLAPEHAKTLIGLPRPPQVRLNLYRESGWHIDSEAPHLLSLHASTGFGYEVVPPAQMDANGVGKVLYLGDPKALKQLEAQAQEAHGDGLHITYSTIDSLEIMASGVNKGVALSSLLERLGLTPADCLAFGDNLNDTEMLDLAGEAQVMANAHPALFDRVTGAERIGHHGEAAVAKWLRKRFGI, from the coding sequence ATGACACCTCGCCTGATTGTTTCTGACCTGGATGGAACCCTATTAGGAAGCGACCACACCCTGCACGCAAGCACCGTCGAGGTACTCAGAGCATTGGTGAAGCAAGGCCATCATGTCGCGCTAGCCTCGGGTCGCCACTACCACGATATGAAGGTGTTGCGTGATCAGTTAGACATTCCTGCGCACTTGATCAGCACCAACGGCGCCTATATTCACGACCCCGTAGATACTCTGCTGGCGGCTAATCACCTTGCGCCTGAACATGCAAAGACGCTGATCGGTCTTCCGCGTCCGCCTCAAGTACGGCTTAACCTTTATCGTGAAAGCGGCTGGCATATTGATTCAGAGGCTCCACATTTATTATCACTTCACGCTTCTACCGGGTTTGGCTATGAAGTCGTGCCCCCCGCGCAAATGGACGCTAATGGTGTAGGCAAAGTGCTCTATCTAGGCGATCCAAAGGCGCTAAAACAGCTAGAAGCCCAGGCGCAAGAGGCCCACGGCGACGGGCTGCATATTACCTATTCCACGATTGATTCTCTGGAAATCATGGCCAGCGGGGTCAACAAAGGCGTGGCGCTGTCATCACTGCTGGAACGGTTGGGCTTAACGCCTGCAGATTGCTTAGCGTTTGGCGATAATCTCAACGATACCGAAATGCTCGATTTAGCAGGGGAAGCCCAGGTAATGGCCAATGCTCACCCGGCGCTATTTGATCGTGTCACCGGCGCTGAGCGTATCGGTCACCATGGTGAGGCCGCCGTTGCCAAGTGGTTGAGAAAGCGGTTTGGAATTTAA
- a CDS encoding response regulator, producing the protein MTTTPATLIVVDDDPEICELLADYLGRHGYRVFTADGAQALHSLRAEHAPDLLIVDLMLPGDDGFTICRDVRKHSDVPIIMLTASADETDRILGLELGADDYLGKPFNPRELLARVKAVLRRTRSAPPELPAGQARWVSFGNWQLDRMTRELIDLQGERAALSGADFQLLQVFLEHPAKVLTRDDLYALTRGRDAPPLDRSIDVHVCRLRQRLGEDAQHSQLIRTVRGAGYVLTAQVDALT; encoded by the coding sequence ATGACGACAACCCCTGCTACTTTGATTGTGGTCGACGATGACCCGGAAATTTGTGAACTGCTCGCTGACTACCTGGGGCGCCACGGTTACCGGGTATTTACGGCGGACGGTGCCCAAGCGCTGCATTCGCTGCGCGCTGAACACGCACCTGACTTGCTGATTGTCGATTTAATGCTTCCCGGAGATGACGGCTTTACCATCTGCCGCGATGTTCGAAAGCACAGCGATGTGCCGATCATAATGCTTACCGCCAGCGCCGATGAGACCGACCGCATTCTGGGTCTGGAGCTGGGTGCTGATGATTACTTGGGCAAGCCGTTTAATCCCCGCGAATTGCTGGCGCGCGTCAAAGCGGTACTGCGACGCACCCGCAGTGCTCCACCAGAGTTGCCTGCGGGGCAGGCGCGCTGGGTCAGTTTTGGTAATTGGCAACTCGACCGCATGACCCGCGAGTTGATTGACCTGCAGGGCGAGCGCGCCGCGCTTTCAGGGGCTGATTTTCAGCTATTGCAGGTGTTTTTGGAGCACCCGGCGAAGGTACTCACTCGGGATGATCTCTACGCGCTTACCCGGGGGCGGGACGCGCCGCCGCTTGACCGCTCCATTGATGTCCACGTTTGCCGCTTGCGCCAACGGTTGGGTGAAGATGCCCAGCACTCGCAGCTGATTCGAACGGTGCGCGGGGCAGGGTATGTGTTAACCGCCCAGGTCGATGCATTAACGTGA